Proteins encoded in a region of the Pseudomonas sp. GOM7 genome:
- a CDS encoding multidrug transporter: MKAFRTCAAVLALTSGLLALPTQAEVAQQNVSGDPLYTVEAPKGYAMVGDLVIARPLLIGATAIGTAAFIVSLPFTALGGNVGEAAQSLVVEPGREAFVRCLGCTSSGYKQD, translated from the coding sequence ATGAAAGCGTTCCGCACCTGCGCTGCCGTTCTGGCGTTGACCTCTGGCTTGCTGGCACTGCCGACCCAGGCGGAAGTGGCGCAGCAGAACGTCAGTGGCGACCCGCTCTACACCGTCGAAGCCCCCAAGGGCTATGCCATGGTCGGTGACCTGGTCATTGCCCGCCCCCTGCTGATCGGTGCCACCGCCATCGGCACGGCGGCCTTCATCGTCAGCCTACCGTTCACCGCGCTCGGCGGTAACGTCGGCGAAGCGGCGCAGTCGCTGGTGGTCGAACCCGGTCGCGAAGCCTTCGTGCGCTGCCTGGGCTGCACCAGCAGCGGTTACAAGCAGGACTGA